The Methanoregula sp. UBA64 region AATGAGCCCTGCGCAGGATTTGCAGGTATAATACTCGTCCTTCCAGCACGAATCGCAGGCCCAGCGCCCGCAGAGCACGCACTGGCGGAGCCCCGAGATCGGGTGGGGCGTGTTGCAGAGGTCGCACATATACTGCGCGAAGCTGCCGGGATCTTTTACCGGCGGCTCGCCCTGCTTCTTCATCACCGGGATCTCGGCTTTTAACTCCCCGAGGATCGAAGGCTCCTTACTTTTTGGCGCTTTTGCCGGCCAGTTCTTTTTCCAGAGTGTCAAGGCGTGCCTCCAGGGACGACAGCGCGGTCTGCATGCCGGCCTGCGAATTTTTCAAATCCGCAAGCCGGGCCTCTTCCTGCCCGAGCGCCGGCTCTTTATCCTCGGTATATTTGCCGAGCCGGGAGTGGGAGACGAGTTCCCATTCCTGCACCATACTCTCGAAACGCCGGTCAAGGTACTCGTCCACCCGGCTCTCCACCGGGCTCGAAAGGGAGACGTTCCCCTTCTGGCCTTTGAAATAATAATAGACGAGGAAGATGAGGGCACAGAGGATCAGGACGAGGAGAATGAACGTAAAGAGATCCATAATTTAGCGCCTCCCCTTAAGGACCGCTGCACGGCGTTCGAGCTCCGAGAGTTTCTCTGCTGCGGACTTGTCGAATGCCTTCTGCCGCGGGATCTCCTCTTCGATCGCTGCAAGCCGCCGGGTATAGTCCCCGAGATCGGGCTTTGTGGCAAGGTCCCACTCCTCCATGATCGCCGCCATGCGCCGGTCAACGTAGGCGTCCATGTACCGGTCCATGCCGATCATGATGACTTCTCCAGGGTTGATACGAGTTCGTCGAGCTTTTCGGTCCGTGCCTCGAGTGCAGCCCGTTCCGCATAGATCCCGGAGATCGCGCTTGTCACGCGTTCGAGGCGCTTGTCGAGGCGCACGAGATCGGACTCGGTCACCAGATCCCATTCCTCGATGATCGCAGAGAAGCGGCGGTCGAAGTAGGCATCGAGCGACTTGTCGAACGTGGGCACGCGGGACTCGATCGCCCCGGGGATCTCCGCGAACCGGTCCCAGAACGATCCGTCCGTGCTGTTCATCTCACCGTTTTTTAAAATTACCTCGCTCATCTCATTTCACCTTCTTTTCCTGTGTCGAGAGATTCTCAAGCATCCCGTCGAGCTTCTTTGCCTTCACGATATCTTCGAGCTTGGTGAGGCGCTTGTCAAGGAGGTTCTCCTTTGCAAAGTTATTGGTCTCGATGGTTCGGATCTCGTCCTCCACGCTCCGGATCTCCGCGATCTGCTCGGGCGAGAACCGGGTGAACGGGAAGAACTTTGCCGCCTCGTGTTGCTGGAGCAGCTTGAGCTTGTCCTTTTCCAGGTCGAGCTCAACCTTGCGGTTGGCAGTCTTCATGAGCCGGACCTCGCGGATCATGAGAAAGATCACGATCATGCCGAGGATGATGAAGATCCCGATAAAGACCATGTCGGAGATCCCGGAGAAGACCGGGACAGTCGCTGCTGCGGCTTCCTCTGCGGCCATTTCAGAGCTCGTCTCCTTTGCCGGTCGCGTCCTTGATCGTCTTCTTCACTTTTTTGGTGGTGTCCTCTGCTGCCTTGCTGATACTTGCCGAGGCCTGCCCGGTCTGCTTCTTGACCTCGGTCCCGACCTTTTTGGCCTGTTCGGAAACGGTGGTCTTTGCATCTGTGGCGGCTTTCGAGAGCTTCTCATTTAAGGGCACGGTCCTTTTCACGGAAACCTTGTCGCCATCAGCAAGGCCGAGCGCTGCAAGATCTTCGGCGCTGACGCGCACCTGTCCCTCAGGAACCTGGGTGTCGGCAATGACCGTTACCGTCACGGTCTTTTTGGTGGCTGCATTCACCAGGTCTACGTGTTCGCCGTCCTTGATCTGCAACCCGGTAAGATGCGCGACATTGATCCGCACCCGCCCGAGGCTCGGGAACGCCCGCTTTTTTGCAATGAGAATAACATCCTGCATAGACGAGTAACGACCGTAAAAGAGTAAATATCTTTCTGACGCAGAGACGGGTGGCGCAGCCCCCCTTTTTAAATAAAAGGCTGTTTAATGTGCCTTGGGCGCCAATACCATCCGGAAAACAAACGGACTTCTGATTGTTATGAAACACCAGTGCGATGAACCGGTCTCCCAGATGCATGTCCGGGCCGGCATGACGGTCGGCGAACTTGTCGAGGCAATGGGCAAAGCCGGCGCATACAACGGCGGCTCGCTGTACCATGCAGCACACATCTACGAGCAGATGTTAAACGACAAGGAGACAACGAAATTCTTCGGGCTTGCCGGGGCAATGGTCCCGGCCGGCATGGGCGGGATCGTCTCCGACCTTATCCGCGACGGTCACATCGACATCCTCGTCTCGACCGGCGCCAACCTCACCCACGATATCATCGAGGCGATCGGCTGCCACCATTTCCACGGCACTGCGTTCTGTAACGACGTCGAGCTCCGGCACGACGAGATCAACCGGATCTACGATGTCTATCTCCCAAACGAAGCTTTCGAGCACTTCGAGGAGTTCATGCAGAAGGTGTACGGCGAACTCGAACCGGGCAGCAAGATCTCGATCTCCGGGCTCCTCCGGCACATCGGCCTGCACTTAAAGACCGGTATCCTCGCAACCGCTGCACAGAAAGGGATCCCGGTGTACTGCCCGGCCATCCAGGACTCGATGGTCGGCCTCCAGTACTGGCTCTTCTCGCAGACCAACAAGGTGACGGTCGATGCCTTTGCCGATATGCCGGCGCTCCTTGACACCTGCTTTACCACCAAAAAAGCCGGGGCCCTCCTTGTCGGCGGCGGCGTGCCGAAAAACTTCATCCTCCAGAGCATGCTCATGACCCCGAACGGGTTCACCTACGCGATCCAGCTGACCGGCGACCGGCCGGACCTTGGCGGGCTCTCGGGCGCAACCCTGGACGAAGCCCGCTCGTGGGGCAAGATCACCGAGGAGGCGCAGGCCGTGACCGTGTACGGCGACGCCACCATCACGCTGCCGGTCCTTGTGGCGGCAGTCCGGGAGCGGTTAAGCCATGCCTGAACTGATCCTCGCGCTGGACGTAACGGAAAAGAAAAAGGCGCTCGAAATTGCGCACGCCTGCGCACCGTACCTCGACGCGATCAAGATCGGCTATCCCCTTGCCCTCTCGGCCGGGCTCTCGATTGCCAGCGAACTGGGAAAAGAGGGCCTCCCGCTGATCGCGGACTTCAAGGTCGCCGATATCCCCAACACGAACACGCTCATCTGCGACCAGGTTTTCGAGGCAGGATTCTCCGGCATCATCTGCCAGGGATTCTGCGGCATGGACTCGGTCAAGGCCTGCGTTGCCTCGGCCCGGGCCCACAAGGGCGCCTGCTACGTGGTAGCGGAGATGAGCCACCCGGGCGGGAAAGAATTTTTCACCGGCGGGATCCCGGAACAGATCGCGGCAAACGCCGTGATCGCGGGAGCCGACGGGATCATTGCCCCGGCAACCCGGCCGGACCGGGTCAGGGTCCTGCGGGGCTTTGTGGGCAAAAAGAAGATCCTCTCGCCCGGTATCGGAACGCAGGGGGGGGACGCGGACGCAGTCGCCACCCTTGTGGACGGCATCATCGTGGGCCGCTCGATCTACGAAGCCAAAGACCCGGCCGCTGCCGCGCAGTCCTATGCGCACCTCCGCCGGGATAAAAAACAATAATCCTGCCGTTTTTAATGCGCCGATTGCCCGGTGCGCGCAAGAGCGTACCGGAAATCAAATATTACCTTCAGGGCACGGCCTGAAAATTTATTAACAGGCTGCGAGATGTAGTAGTATGGATTGGAGTGCAGAGCAGCGGAAATTATCGGAAAAATACGGCAAACTTGAAGATATTCCCGAAATGGAGCGGAAATACAAGTGCCACACCTGCCACATGATCGTGGACCAGAACCCGTGCCCGAACTGCGGCGAGACGAAACTGGAGATCATGTGCCCGCTCGACAACTGCCACTGCAGCCACGATATGGTCTCGGGGATCGAGTACTGCCCGCTCTGCGGTAAACCGGTCTGCCCCGAATGCGGTTCCCACGATGTCGTCCAGATCAGCCGGGTGACCGGCTACCTCCAGGACGTCTCCGGCTGGAACGCGGGAAAACAGCAGGAACTCAAAGACCGGACCAGATACTCCGTTGCATGAGATATTTTTATTCAAAGGATACCCTTTTTGTCCGCGGGGCGTTCCGTGCCGCAAGCACCGGTATTGCCGGCGGGATCCGGGACACTCACGCGATCTTTAACCATACCGTGCCGGCCGACTGGTCGCATGACGAGCCGGAAAAAGAGATCGCCCGTATCGGCGCCATGGCCGGCTACGGGCCGGATGTTCTTGGCCTGCTCACCGCGGTCCCGATGCACACGCTCTGCGTGCTCCAGTACGATTTTATCACGGTTTTTATAACGGCCGGGATGCGGGAGCACCCGCCCAAAGGAGCCGGGACCATCAATATCATCGTATGCAGCAGCGAGGGGATGGCCGATTCGGCTCTGCTCGAAACGATCATGGTCGCGACCGAGGCAAAGGCCGAGGCGATGATCGCACTCGGGCGGGACGCCGGGACCCCGACCGATGCCGTGGTCGCTGCCTGCGAGGGAGAAGTCGTGCACCGGTACGCCGGCCGGATCGCGGAGCCGGGCCGGCGGGTCCGGGACGCGGTCTTAAAGGGTGTGCCCGGGGCCCTGCGCCGGTACGAGAGCGGTGCCGCTGGCGAACCGGCCTTTTTCATCTACAGCCGGTTCAAGGGCGAGCACTGGGTCGAATGGTCGCCCGTCAACTGCCCGTACTATCCCTGCCATTTCGCGGGCCAGCGGTGCGATTTCTGTTACTGCCCGTTCTACCCGTGCAAAGACGAGACGCTCGGCGCATGGGCCGAGAGCTCGTCGAACGGGAAGGTCTGGAACTGTTCGGGCTGCACGCTGCTCCACGAGCCCGCGGTCGCGGACTATGTGAAGAAAAATCCCGATGCCCCGCTTAAGGAAATAAAAAAACTCGCGGGAAAAAAGAACGGGGCCCGGTAGGGCACCGGAATATTTTAGGGAAGATTTTTGCCCGGCGGGACGGCAACCACGTACACGCGGTTCTGCATTCCCGGCGGGAAATAATGGGCATCGAACCACATGCCGTCGAACTGCCCGTAGTTCGCATACGTAACCCCGTCCACCCGGTCGTCGGCGCAGTCCGCGGAATCGGCAAAGCTGATCACATCGTCCCAGATCGTGTCCGTGCCCCGGGTATCGTAGCCGGTCACCACGACCCAGTGGCCGCCCCAGTTGATCCACTCTACCATCGTGGGGATCCCGGCGTCCAGGTTACTGCGGAGCATCTGGTACGTCCCGCCCGTGCCCCAGGTTGCGTTCCACCCCCGGCTCTTAAACCACGAGACGATCTGTACCGGGGTCGTGCCGTTCTTTGAGGTATTCATCTCGCGGGCAACCGCGATCTCTTCTGCATCGGTGTTCGGGAGCGGCATGCCGTAGTACGAGAGCACGGTCATGGACGCGACCGGCCCGCAGGTGTAGTTCGTGACCTGCTGCCGGTAGCTCTTGAGAGGGATGACCGTGAGGTGGTCGTTTGATTTCAGGGTATCGAAGTCGATCCCGGTATAATACCGTGGAGCGGGAAGCGACGGGTTGTCGAGGCCGTAGGTGATATTGCCGGAAACGGTTGTGTCACCACGGTGCCGGTACTCCCCGAGAAATTCCGCTGCCCCGAAAAGAACAAGGATCAGGATCGCAAGAACGATCAGTGCACGCCGGGTTTTTTCCATGAGTATCTCACTTCCGGCGCATTGGGCGCCGGAGGTAATGAAAGCAGCCGGTTTCGATCGCATGCCCGAACCGTACCGGTACCGGCCATGAACCTTCGGCAGGGAACGGAAACGGACAAAAACCTTTCCGGGGTGCGGGAACGGGACGAAAAAAGAGAGATTATTCCTTGATCCCGAGTGCCTTTAAGAGCTCGGGGAGGGGAATGCCGTGGGCCTCGGCGGCTTCGCGGATGGTCTCGCCGCGGGCGATCGCACAGCCGACACAGCCCATGCCGAACTTGAAAAGGGCCTCGGTTGCCTCGGGTTTTGCCTGGAGAAGATCGTAGATCGTAGAGTCTGCGGTTAATTCAGCCATACTACACTTAGTTCATGTGCCGGCTCATAAACCTCACCATCCCGGAGTTTCATTTCGGTAAGCATCAATACTTTCGCGGCGCACGCTGTCTGCTATATAACAAAACGCAATGCGACAGTACGTTTGGAGATGTACGAATGGATTATTCCGAAGTCACTGACAGAATCTCCCGAAAGTTCTCTAAGTCCGGCCATGAGATCGACCGGCAGAAAGTCGAAGGCAAACTGCGCAGGCTCATCGAGGAGTTCGGCGTCCAGCCGGCCGAGGCCGAGCGCAGCGTGACAAACGAGCTCAACAAGGAGTTCGGTATTGCTCCTGTCGCGGGAGCCGGGGCTGTTACCCCGGGCGGCGGGGCTACCGAGGAAAAGAAGGTTGCAGCAATCCAGTCAGGCGACTGGGTGACCTTAACCGGGAAAGTGGTTTCCCTCTCTGCGCCCGTATCGCCGGCAATTGCCCAGAACGGGATCATTGCCGACGAGTCGGGCGGGATACGGTTTGTGGTCTGGGCAAAGAGCAATGCCCCGAAGATGGAGGAGGGAAAG contains the following coding sequences:
- a CDS encoding C39 family peptidase, coding for MEKTRRALIVLAILILVLFGAAEFLGEYRHRGDTTVSGNITYGLDNPSLPAPRYYTGIDFDTLKSNDHLTVIPLKSYRQQVTNYTCGPVASMTVLSYYGMPLPNTDAEEIAVAREMNTSKNGTTPVQIVSWFKSRGWNATWGTGGTYQMLRSNLDAGIPTMVEWINWGGHWVVVTGYDTRGTDTIWDDVISFADSADCADDRVDGVTYANYGQFDGMWFDAHYFPPGMQNRVYVVAVPPGKNLP
- the pyrF gene encoding orotidine-5'-phosphate decarboxylase → MPELILALDVTEKKKALEIAHACAPYLDAIKIGYPLALSAGLSIASELGKEGLPLIADFKVADIPNTNTLICDQVFEAGFSGIICQGFCGMDSVKACVASARAHKGACYVVAEMSHPGGKEFFTGGIPEQIAANAVIAGADGIIAPATRPDRVRVLRGFVGKKKILSPGIGTQGGDADAVATLVDGIIVGRSIYEAKDPAAAAQSYAHLRRDKKQ
- the nrdD gene encoding anaerobic ribonucleoside-triphosphate reductase — translated: MDWSAEQRKLSEKYGKLEDIPEMERKYKCHTCHMIVDQNPCPNCGETKLEIMCPLDNCHCSHDMVSGIEYCPLCGKPVCPECGSHDVVQISRVTGYLQDVSGWNAGKQQELKDRTRYSVA
- a CDS encoding deoxyhypusine synthase — encoded protein: MKHQCDEPVSQMHVRAGMTVGELVEAMGKAGAYNGGSLYHAAHIYEQMLNDKETTKFFGLAGAMVPAGMGGIVSDLIRDGHIDILVSTGANLTHDIIEAIGCHHFHGTAFCNDVELRHDEINRIYDVYLPNEAFEHFEEFMQKVYGELEPGSKISISGLLRHIGLHLKTGILATAAQKGIPVYCPAIQDSMVGLQYWLFSQTNKVTVDAFADMPALLDTCFTTKKAGALLVGGGVPKNFILQSMLMTPNGFTYAIQLTGDRPDLGGLSGATLDEARSWGKITEEAQAVTVYGDATITLPVLVAAVRERLSHA
- a CDS encoding adenosylcobinamide amidohydrolase, with translation MRYFYSKDTLFVRGAFRAASTGIAGGIRDTHAIFNHTVPADWSHDEPEKEIARIGAMAGYGPDVLGLLTAVPMHTLCVLQYDFITVFITAGMREHPPKGAGTINIIVCSSEGMADSALLETIMVATEAKAEAMIALGRDAGTPTDAVVAACEGEVVHRYAGRIAEPGRRVRDAVLKGVPGALRRYESGAAGEPAFFIYSRFKGEHWVEWSPVNCPYYPCHFAGQRCDFCYCPFYPCKDETLGAWAESSSNGKVWNCSGCTLLHEPAVADYVKKNPDAPLKEIKKLAGKKNGAR
- a CDS encoding DUF1858 domain-containing protein; translated protein: MAELTADSTIYDLLQAKPEATEALFKFGMGCVGCAIARGETIREAAEAHGIPLPELLKALGIKE